One window of Chamaesiphon minutus PCC 6605 genomic DNA carries:
- a CDS encoding O-methyltransferase, protein MTISAVKSPRPVTPLGILATKLESLSQQLAALDIDAKLKLELQQACELASGLDPYISHCTTPESPALAALVRRTQSEDWSQRFAERQTGHQLEQEMLSGHVEGQFLKFLVYVTQARRVLEIGMFTGYSALAMAEALPDDGEVVACEVDAYVAKFAQDCFDESPSGQKISIEVAPAMVTLQQLATANEKFDLVFIDADKAGYVNYVNFLLDNNLLTPHGFICVDNTLMQGQPYLVGESTANGVAIATFNQTIADDPRIDRVLLPLRDGLTLIRRV, encoded by the coding sequence ATGACAATCTCTGCGGTAAAATCGCCCCGACCCGTGACGCCGCTGGGCATTCTGGCGACCAAGCTAGAGTCTCTCAGTCAGCAGCTAGCAGCTCTAGATATTGATGCCAAATTGAAGTTGGAATTGCAGCAAGCTTGTGAGTTAGCAAGTGGGTTAGATCCATATATCAGCCACTGCACGACCCCTGAGTCTCCAGCACTAGCAGCATTGGTACGTCGTACCCAATCAGAAGACTGGAGCCAGCGGTTTGCCGAGCGACAAACCGGGCATCAGCTAGAGCAGGAAATGCTCTCAGGGCATGTCGAAGGTCAATTTCTCAAATTCTTGGTGTATGTTACCCAAGCGCGGCGAGTCTTAGAAATCGGTATGTTTACAGGCTACTCTGCCCTAGCGATGGCAGAAGCTCTGCCCGATGATGGCGAAGTGGTTGCCTGTGAGGTCGATGCTTATGTAGCGAAGTTTGCTCAGGACTGCTTTGACGAGTCTCCCAGTGGGCAGAAGATCTCGATCGAAGTGGCACCAGCAATGGTGACGCTTCAGCAGTTAGCCACTGCAAATGAGAAGTTCGATCTGGTCTTTATCGATGCCGATAAGGCGGGCTATGTAAACTATGTGAATTTCTTGCTAGACAATAACTTGCTGACACCGCATGGTTTTATCTGTGTTGATAATACGCTGATGCAGGGGCAACCCTACTTAGTCGGTGAGTCTACAGCCAACGGGGTGGCGATCGCCACGTTTAACCAGACAATCGCGGACGATCCGAGGATCGATCGGGTGTTGTTGCCGCTACGAGATGGTCTGACGTTGATTCGTCGAGTCTAA
- a CDS encoding HAD family hydrolase, translating into MSAILFGSISTIADTSELQRQAFNQAFQAHGLDWNWSRAEYLKMLEKSGGQNRIADYADSIGQTVDIKAIHRSKSEFFQNSLTNSQVKPRFGVVETIQGAKNKGLKIAFVTTTSQENISMLMAALQPSIQVTDFDLILNDSSVARPKPDKAAYTFALEKLGESSADCIAIEDNLGGVEAAISAGIYCVAFPNINTAHHDFKRADRVVDRLNFEELENFLPIIKQREHRVI; encoded by the coding sequence ATGTCAGCTATTCTCTTTGGCTCTATTAGTACGATTGCCGACACCTCCGAACTACAAAGACAGGCTTTCAATCAAGCTTTTCAGGCTCATGGACTCGACTGGAATTGGAGTCGAGCAGAATATCTGAAAATGCTAGAAAAAAGTGGCGGTCAAAATAGAATTGCCGATTATGCAGATTCGATCGGACAGACAGTCGATATCAAGGCAATTCATCGATCGAAGTCCGAATTTTTTCAAAATAGCTTAACCAACTCTCAGGTCAAACCTCGTTTCGGCGTAGTCGAAACAATCCAGGGTGCAAAAAATAAAGGTTTGAAGATTGCTTTTGTCACAACAACTTCTCAGGAAAATATTTCGATGCTGATGGCGGCATTGCAGCCAAGTATCCAGGTTACTGATTTCGATCTTATTTTAAATGACTCTAGTGTAGCTCGCCCCAAGCCAGATAAAGCTGCCTACACTTTCGCTCTAGAAAAGCTAGGAGAAAGCTCGGCTGATTGCATTGCAATTGAAGATAATTTAGGCGGAGTAGAAGCAGCGATCTCAGCAGGTATATATTGCGTTGCCTTCCCTAATATAAATACCGCTCATCATGACTTTAAAAGAGCAGATCGTGTGGTCGATCGATTGAATTTTGAAGAGTTAGAAAATTTCTTGCCTATAATTAAACAGAGAGAACATAGAGTCATATAG
- a CDS encoding TauD/TfdA dioxygenase family protein, with amino-acid sequence MMSRETINFRPLSPFGIEVSEISINDINRKSLVSLKHVIANNGLVIFRKQAVSDADFVAFLSRLGPMTFTVGEIPVSHRPELNVVSNIGRERPPRSVFHTDTSYIARPPAFTALRALTIPVSGGGTLFSDQYRAYETLPTTVKEQLADARVLHVMSGLSLDEHQENQSWHPLFLRHPLSGRLALFLSTPERCQAISGMTIDRAQRIVRLLYQHSIRHYRLYRHRWQPGDIALWDNRCTMHRADHSQVIGDRLLHRGLVLDEPIV; translated from the coding sequence ATGATGAGTAGAGAAACCATTAATTTTCGTCCACTATCACCATTTGGAATTGAAGTAAGTGAGATTAGTATCAATGATATAAATCGTAAATCTCTAGTTTCTTTAAAACATGTCATTGCCAATAATGGCTTAGTCATTTTTAGAAAGCAAGCAGTCAGTGATGCAGACTTTGTAGCTTTCCTGAGTCGATTGGGGCCGATGACTTTTACAGTGGGAGAGATACCAGTCTCACATCGACCCGAGCTGAATGTGGTTAGCAATATCGGACGAGAGCGGCCACCTAGGAGCGTTTTTCATACAGATACTAGCTATATTGCCAGACCGCCAGCCTTCACGGCATTGCGCGCTCTAACTATCCCTGTATCGGGTGGAGGTACACTATTTTCGGATCAGTACCGTGCCTATGAGACATTGCCCACAACAGTCAAAGAGCAGCTTGCCGATGCGCGGGTGCTCCATGTCATGTCTGGACTATCCCTAGATGAGCACCAAGAAAACCAAAGTTGGCATCCCTTATTTCTGCGGCATCCTCTTTCCGGTCGATTGGCCTTATTTTTATCGACACCAGAACGTTGTCAGGCCATCTCTGGCATGACGATCGATCGAGCGCAACGGATCGTGCGGTTGCTTTATCAGCACTCTATTCGCCACTACAGACTTTACCGTCACAGATGGCAACCAGGCGATATCGCGCTCTGGGATAACCGTTGCACGATGCATCGTGCCGACCACTCACAGGTTATTGGAGATCGATTATTGCATCGGGGACTGGTGTTGGACGAACCAATTGTTTAG
- a CDS encoding bifunctional serine/threonine-protein kinase/formylglycine-generating enzyme family protein: MLNSLTRDLNLKTDSILKLTGHNNLSTKQICPLYIPALVSPPMSYCINLACPAPANNSPDTNFCMSCGSQLFLKDRYRAYHLIGQGGFGKTFKAVDEYQSNKPACVIKQFAFSNNNPKIRQTALNLFYEEAKHLEKLGKHSQIPELFAYFDIEGQPYLVQQFIDGQDLEKELATEGKFNQQQIRKLLASLLPVLDFLHHQSPPIIHRDIKPANIIRRRSDRELVLVDFGAAKQATQTMLAKTGTTIGSPEYVAPEQARGKPAFASDIYSLGVTCIFLLTQVSPFDLFDVSEDAWVWRDYLVNNSVDESLGKVLDKMIANALSQRYQSATEVIAALADNRHSIDPPPQKLRQQVKEDLAIKVNNRSVISSGSIARQLPKQLQPNNQPSLQPFGFETAKLVNSKTLWGTPKLTVKKSQGLANRFFQDLGGGVKLQMVSIPAGTYLMGAPGLEEGSSDYQRPQHRVNVPSFYMGKCPVTQAQYEAIMGDRPSYFQGGDRPVETVSWNDAVEFCQKLSQLTRQLYRLPSEAEWEYAARAGTTTAFCFGETLSPDVANYLQQETTVVGVFPANNYGLYDMHGNISEWCADKYHSNYTGAPIDGSAWSNDANSAYVLRGGSWCSKMRYCRSAARIYYTPDYRCAYFGFRVVCESN; encoded by the coding sequence TTGTTAAATAGTCTGACCAGAGATCTCAATCTCAAGACAGACAGTATATTGAAGCTCACTGGGCATAATAACTTAAGTACCAAACAAATATGCCCTCTCTACATTCCCGCACTGGTTTCGCCACCCATGAGCTACTGCATCAATCTTGCCTGTCCCGCGCCAGCGAATAATAGCCCTGACACCAACTTTTGCATGTCTTGTGGTTCCCAATTATTCCTCAAGGATCGCTATCGCGCTTATCACCTCATCGGACAAGGCGGATTTGGCAAAACTTTTAAAGCAGTAGATGAATATCAGTCGAATAAACCCGCGTGCGTTATCAAACAGTTTGCTTTTAGTAACAATAATCCGAAGATCCGGCAAACGGCTCTCAATCTGTTTTATGAAGAGGCAAAACATCTAGAAAAATTGGGAAAACACAGTCAAATCCCCGAACTATTTGCCTATTTTGATATCGAAGGTCAACCCTATCTCGTTCAGCAGTTTATCGATGGGCAAGATTTAGAAAAAGAACTAGCTACCGAAGGTAAATTTAACCAGCAGCAAATTCGGAAATTACTAGCATCATTACTGCCAGTTTTAGACTTCCTCCACCACCAGTCGCCGCCAATTATTCATCGCGATATCAAGCCTGCTAATATCATTCGGCGGCGCAGCGATCGCGAGTTAGTATTAGTCGATTTTGGGGCTGCTAAACAGGCGACTCAAACGATGCTAGCCAAAACTGGTACGACAATCGGTAGTCCCGAATATGTAGCCCCAGAGCAAGCTAGAGGTAAGCCTGCATTTGCCAGCGATATTTATAGTCTAGGCGTGACTTGTATCTTTCTACTCACTCAAGTTTCACCCTTTGACTTATTTGATGTCAGTGAAGATGCGTGGGTATGGCGGGATTATTTAGTCAATAATTCTGTCGATGAATCGTTAGGTAAAGTGTTAGATAAAATGATTGCCAATGCTCTATCGCAACGATATCAATCGGCCACTGAGGTAATCGCCGCACTCGCAGATAATCGACACTCGATCGATCCTCCACCGCAGAAGCTACGCCAACAAGTTAAAGAAGATTTAGCGATAAAAGTCAATAATCGATCGGTAATTTCTTCAGGATCGATCGCCCGACAGTTGCCCAAACAGCTTCAGCCCAATAACCAGCCATCACTGCAACCGTTTGGCTTCGAGACAGCTAAATTAGTCAATAGCAAAACTCTTTGGGGCACCCCTAAATTGACAGTCAAAAAGTCTCAGGGACTAGCCAATCGCTTCTTTCAAGATTTAGGTGGTGGTGTCAAACTTCAAATGGTGAGTATTCCAGCGGGTACATATTTGATGGGTGCGCCTGGACTGGAAGAAGGGAGTAGCGATTATCAGCGACCCCAACATCGAGTCAATGTGCCATCATTCTATATGGGCAAGTGTCCAGTCACCCAAGCTCAGTATGAAGCAATTATGGGCGATCGACCATCATATTTTCAAGGCGGCGATCGACCTGTCGAGACCGTTTCCTGGAACGATGCAGTAGAATTCTGCCAGAAATTATCCCAACTCACTCGCCAACTCTACCGACTGCCTTCCGAAGCGGAATGGGAATATGCCGCTCGTGCGGGAACGACGACAGCATTTTGCTTTGGCGAAACCCTCAGCCCCGATGTCGCGAACTATCTTCAGCAAGAAACGACAGTTGTCGGAGTTTTTCCTGCTAACAACTATGGGTTGTATGACATGCACGGAAATATTTCGGAATGGTGCGCGGATAAATATCACAGCAACTACACGGGTGCCCCAATCGATGGCAGTGCCTGGAGTAACGATGCTAACTCAGCATATGTGCTGCGCGGCGGCTCTTGGTGTAGTAAGATGCGTTATTGTCGCAGTGCCGCTCGGATCTATTACACTCCCGATTATCGCTGTGCTTACTTTGGCTTTCGGGTAGTTTGCGAATCTAATTGA
- a CDS encoding D-alanine--D-alanine ligase family protein has protein sequence MGLRVLHLVGSAVSEFYGDLSRLYAQDCLESTANVQLYEFHIAYITPDRQWRFPADLSREAIALASPMSVAEAVRVLTTLQIDVMVPQMFCIPGMTYYRALFDLLDIPYLGNTPDLMALTANKAKARSIVAAAGVSVPPGELLRIGNRAEPVRIKIDPPAAIKPVDADNSLGVTLVRNRAEYDSALKTAFNYADEVLVETFIELGREVRCGIIDRDGELVCLPLEEYGMDKEHQPIRRYEDKLGQNKNGDLYMVAKDITRSWIVDPDDPITARVWDAAKKCHIALGCRHYSLFDFRIDPSGQPWFLEAGLYCSFASKSVISMMATAADISLEKLFQISVNKALLDCHSDRLR, from the coding sequence ATGGGACTGCGCGTTTTACACTTGGTCGGGTCTGCGGTTAGTGAGTTTTACGGCGATTTATCCCGCTTGTATGCTCAAGATTGTCTGGAGTCTACCGCAAATGTCCAGCTTTATGAATTCCACATTGCTTATATTACGCCCGATCGTCAATGGCGGTTCCCAGCCGATCTAAGTCGTGAAGCGATCGCATTAGCCAGCCCCATGTCTGTTGCCGAAGCAGTTCGAGTTTTAACCACACTCCAAATTGATGTAATGGTGCCCCAGATGTTCTGCATCCCTGGCATGACCTACTACCGCGCTCTATTCGATCTGCTCGATATTCCCTACCTGGGCAATACTCCTGATTTGATGGCACTAACTGCTAATAAAGCCAAAGCTAGATCGATCGTCGCCGCAGCAGGTGTTAGTGTGCCGCCAGGGGAACTACTTCGCATCGGAAATCGGGCCGAGCCTGTCAGAATCAAAATCGACCCGCCAGCCGCGATCAAACCTGTGGATGCAGACAATTCTCTAGGGGTAACTTTGGTCAGAAATCGCGCTGAATACGATTCTGCTCTCAAGACAGCTTTTAACTATGCCGATGAAGTGCTAGTCGAGACATTTATCGAACTGGGTCGAGAAGTTCGTTGTGGTATCATCGATCGAGATGGGGAGCTTGTCTGTTTGCCTTTAGAAGAGTACGGGATGGACAAAGAGCATCAGCCCATTCGCCGCTACGAAGATAAGCTCGGTCAAAACAAAAATGGTGACTTATATATGGTTGCTAAGGATATCACTAGATCGTGGATCGTCGATCCTGACGACCCGATTACAGCCAGGGTTTGGGATGCTGCTAAAAAATGCCATATCGCTCTGGGTTGCCGCCATTACAGTCTGTTTGATTTCCGCATCGATCCCAGCGGGCAACCTTGGTTTTTAGAAGCAGGACTGTACTGCTCTTTTGCCAGCAAAAGTGTAATTTCGATGATGGCAACAGCAGCGGATATTTCTCTAGAAAAGCTGTTCCAAATCTCTGTTAATAAGGCGTTGCTCGATTGTCATTCTGACAGGCTCCGCTAA
- a CDS encoding ATP-grasp domain-containing protein, with amino-acid sequence MGSEQVDRRQLQTVIITSVKTVATLMLLLLVLPLNLTLTAIALLRSAIIKPPRTIAADPKTILISGGKMTKALQLARSFDRAGHRVILIESHKYWLTGHRFSWAVDRFYTVPKPQAKDYLDALLEIVEKEGVDVYIPVCSPVASYYDALAKQVLSKHCEVMHFEPDMVQKLDDKSEFSAIATSLGLAVPDSYCITDPQQILDFDFAKQANKYIVKSIPYDSVRRLNLTQLPCETPLATAAFVAELPISEHNPWIMQAFITGQEYCTHSTVRNGELQLHCCCESSAFQINYEMVDKPEIEAWVRKFVKGLNLTGQVSFDFIQTQNGNVYAIECNPRTHSAITMFYNHPDVAKAYLESDFPLIQPLESSRPTYWIYHEIWRLVTQPMQIGQRLKTIASGKDAIFDWADPLPFLMVHHAQIPSLLLENLQQLKGWMRIDFNIGKLVEPSGD; translated from the coding sequence ATGGGTTCAGAACAGGTAGATCGCAGACAGCTACAGACGGTCATAATAACGAGCGTCAAAACAGTGGCAACTCTGATGCTGCTGCTGTTGGTGTTACCTTTAAACCTGACTTTAACCGCGATCGCATTACTCAGATCGGCCATAATTAAACCGCCCAGAACGATCGCCGCAGACCCAAAAACGATCCTGATTAGTGGCGGCAAAATGACCAAAGCATTGCAGCTAGCTCGATCGTTCGATCGAGCGGGTCATCGAGTCATCCTGATCGAATCGCATAAATACTGGCTGACGGGGCATCGATTCTCTTGGGCAGTCGATCGCTTTTATACAGTACCCAAGCCTCAAGCCAAGGACTATCTCGATGCACTGCTAGAGATCGTCGAAAAGGAAGGCGTAGATGTCTACATCCCCGTCTGTAGTCCAGTTGCCAGTTATTACGATGCGCTAGCCAAACAGGTACTCTCCAAGCATTGCGAAGTGATGCATTTCGAGCCAGACATGGTGCAAAAACTGGATGATAAATCTGAATTTTCGGCGATCGCCACATCGCTAGGTCTAGCCGTACCCGATTCCTATTGCATCACCGACCCCCAACAGATCCTAGACTTCGATTTTGCTAAACAAGCAAACAAATACATTGTCAAAAGCATTCCCTACGACTCGGTGCGGCGGTTGAATCTAACACAATTGCCCTGCGAAACACCGCTAGCAACAGCAGCATTTGTGGCAGAATTGCCGATTTCCGAGCATAACCCGTGGATTATGCAAGCATTTATAACTGGTCAAGAATATTGCACCCACAGCACCGTGCGGAATGGGGAGTTGCAACTACATTGTTGCTGCGAGTCATCAGCCTTCCAGATCAATTATGAAATGGTGGATAAGCCAGAGATCGAAGCATGGGTGAGAAAGTTTGTTAAAGGTCTAAATCTTACAGGGCAAGTTTCCTTTGATTTCATTCAGACACAGAACGGGAATGTGTATGCGATCGAGTGCAACCCGCGCACTCATTCAGCGATTACGATGTTTTACAACCATCCCGATGTCGCTAAGGCTTATCTAGAAAGCGATTTTCCCCTCATTCAACCTCTCGAATCCAGTCGTCCGACTTACTGGATTTACCATGAAATTTGGCGATTGGTGACGCAACCGATGCAGATCGGGCAGCGGTTGAAAACTATTGCGAGCGGTAAAGATGCCATTTTTGATTGGGCAGATCCACTGCCATTTTTGATGGTGCATCACGCCCAGATTCCTTCGCTGTTGCTCGAAAATTTGCAGCAGCTTAAGGGCTGGATGCGGATTGATTTTAATATTGGTAAACTCGTCGAGCCATCAGGAGATTAA
- a CDS encoding polynucleotide kinase-phosphatase encodes MKLNIPELSLVVLIGASGSGKSSFARKHFLGTEIISSDYCRSIVCDDETNQAATTDAFELLHYIVAKRLKAGRLTVVDATNVKPEDRKPLLQLAKDYHCFAVAIVFNIPAELCHDRNQQRENRDFGIHVVKRHTENLKRSLRHLDREFRYVHILSNVEQINSVEIQRQPLWNNRKTEAGPFDIIGDIHGCCDELEILLQQLGYEAHAEPQQPCWEFPTYKHPSGRQVMFVGDLVDRGIRNLDSIKLARNMVAAGSALCVCGNHEFKLLRYLRGKNVKLNHGLELTVAEIEALPEPLQTEFRAELAKFIDSLISHYIFDDGKLVIAHAGLKEELQGRTSGHVRSFAMYGETTGEIDEYGLPVRANWAREYRGAATVVYGHVPVLEAEWLNNTIDIDTGCVFGGKLTALKYPEREIVQVPAAQVYYEPLRPLDAETSIRSVQQEDDDILDIADVLGKRFINTRLQANIAIQADRSIAALEVMSRFAANPKWLIYLPPTMSPVATSKLPGYLEYPTEAFDYYRSLGINEVVCEEKHMGSRAVVIVCRDEAAVEKRFGITGEGIGICYTRTGRRFFDNSTLETPVLERVRAALTASDFWQRLETDWVCLDCELMPWSAKAQGLLRAQYAPVGAAANHSLDYATQLFQQAFDRGIAVAPQLEKLQTRSSMAQKYVEAYRRYCWNVDSIEDFKLAPFHIMATDGAVHVDKDHLWHMNQIAQICQSDPILLATTHRTVNLQDEAAVTAATQWWEELTQAGGEGMVVKPLQFINSGSKGLIQPAVKVRGSEYLRIIYGPEYDLPEHLERLRQRGLGAKRNLAVREFALGVEALERFVAKLPLRQVHECVFGVLALESEPIDPRL; translated from the coding sequence ATGAAATTAAACATCCCCGAACTTTCCCTAGTCGTCCTCATCGGTGCATCCGGTTCGGGGAAATCTTCCTTTGCGCGCAAGCATTTCTTGGGTACGGAGATTATCTCATCCGATTATTGTCGATCGATCGTTTGTGATGATGAAACCAATCAAGCAGCAACTACCGATGCCTTTGAATTGCTGCATTATATCGTTGCCAAGCGGCTCAAGGCTGGGAGATTGACGGTTGTTGATGCGACGAATGTCAAGCCCGAAGATCGCAAGCCGTTATTGCAATTAGCCAAAGATTATCATTGTTTTGCTGTCGCGATCGTCTTTAATATACCAGCCGAATTGTGTCACGATCGCAATCAACAGCGCGAGAATCGTGACTTTGGCATTCATGTCGTCAAGCGGCATACGGAGAACCTGAAACGCTCTTTGCGGCATCTGGACAGAGAATTTCGGTATGTGCATATTCTCTCCAACGTCGAGCAAATTAATAGCGTCGAAATCCAGCGTCAACCACTGTGGAATAATCGTAAAACCGAAGCAGGGCCATTTGATATCATCGGGGATATTCATGGTTGCTGTGACGAATTAGAAATCTTGCTCCAGCAGTTGGGTTACGAAGCTCATGCCGAACCGCAACAACCTTGCTGGGAGTTTCCCACTTACAAACATCCTAGCGGACGACAAGTGATGTTTGTCGGCGATTTGGTCGATCGAGGCATCCGCAATCTCGATTCGATTAAACTCGCTCGGAATATGGTGGCGGCGGGAAGTGCCTTATGCGTCTGCGGCAATCATGAATTTAAACTGCTGCGCTATTTACGCGGCAAAAATGTCAAACTCAATCACGGTTTAGAGCTAACCGTCGCTGAAATTGAAGCCTTACCCGAACCGCTCCAAACCGAATTTCGTGCCGAATTAGCGAAATTTATCGACTCGCTGATTAGTCACTATATCTTCGACGATGGTAAGCTCGTCATCGCTCATGCTGGCCTCAAGGAGGAGCTACAAGGCCGCACATCCGGTCACGTCCGCTCTTTTGCCATGTATGGCGAAACCACGGGTGAGATCGACGAATATGGCTTACCCGTCCGCGCGAATTGGGCACGGGAGTATCGCGGTGCGGCGACGGTAGTTTACGGACATGTGCCCGTATTAGAAGCGGAATGGCTGAATAATACGATCGATATCGATACTGGTTGCGTGTTTGGCGGTAAATTAACGGCGTTGAAATATCCCGAACGCGAAATCGTTCAAGTCCCGGCGGCGCAGGTATATTATGAACCGCTCAGACCCCTGGATGCGGAAACTAGCATTCGCAGCGTGCAACAAGAAGATGACGATATCTTAGACATCGCCGATGTCTTGGGCAAACGGTTTATTAATACTCGCCTCCAAGCTAATATTGCCATTCAAGCAGATCGATCGATTGCTGCTCTAGAAGTGATGAGTCGATTTGCCGCCAATCCCAAATGGTTGATATATCTACCACCGACCATGTCTCCCGTCGCGACTTCCAAACTGCCAGGATATCTCGAATATCCTACCGAAGCCTTCGACTATTATCGATCGCTCGGCATTAACGAAGTCGTCTGCGAAGAAAAACACATGGGTTCGCGAGCGGTAGTCATTGTCTGTCGCGATGAAGCCGCAGTCGAGAAACGATTTGGAATTACAGGCGAAGGCATCGGTATCTGTTATACCCGCACGGGACGCAGATTTTTCGACAACTCGACACTCGAAACCCCAGTATTAGAGCGCGTTCGAGCCGCATTAACTGCCAGCGACTTCTGGCAACGCCTAGAGACAGACTGGGTGTGCTTAGATTGCGAATTGATGCCCTGGTCTGCCAAGGCGCAAGGCTTGCTCCGCGCCCAATACGCCCCCGTAGGTGCGGCGGCAAATCATAGTTTAGATTATGCGACGCAACTATTTCAACAAGCATTCGATCGCGGGATCGCCGTCGCACCCCAACTCGAAAAATTGCAGACTCGATCGAGCATGGCACAAAAATACGTAGAGGCTTACCGTCGCTACTGTTGGAACGTAGACTCGATCGAGGACTTTAAGCTCGCACCCTTCCATATTATGGCCACCGATGGCGCAGTACATGTAGACAAAGACCATCTGTGGCACATGAACCAAATCGCCCAAATCTGCCAATCAGATCCGATCCTCCTCGCCACCACCCATCGCACCGTCAATCTTCAAGACGAAGCCGCAGTCACAGCCGCAACCCAATGGTGGGAAGAGTTAACCCAAGCTGGTGGCGAAGGCATGGTCGTCAAACCGCTGCAGTTTATCAATTCTGGCAGTAAAGGTCTAATTCAACCCGCAGTTAAAGTCCGAGGTTCTGAATATCTACGGATTATTTATGGCCCTGAATACGATCTACCCGAACATCTAGAGCGGCTGCGCCAGCGGGGTTTGGGTGCCAAGCGCAATCTGGCAGTGCGGGAATTTGCTTTGGGTGTGGAGGCGTTAGAGCGGTTTGTGGCGAAGTTGCCGTTACGTCAAGTACATGAATGTGTATTTGGTGTATTAGCCTTAGAAAGCGAACCGATCGATCCGCGTTTGTAA
- a CDS encoding sedoheptulose 7-phosphate cyclase — translation MTNVQATFKATETAFHVEGYEKIDFSLLYVDGAFAVENAEIAESYRQFGRCLMVVDEAVYGLYAEQIQAYFQHYQIDLTVFPVAIKETDKTLQSVEKIVDAFADFGLVRKEPVLVVGGGLTTDVAGFACATYRRRTNYIRVPTTLIGLIDASVAIKVAVNHGKLKNRLGAYHASQKVILDFSFLKTLPVDQVRNGMAELIKIAVVANNGIFEMLEKYGEDLLHTHFGYLNGTPELREVAHKVTYDAINTMLGLEVPNLHELDLDRVIAYGHTWSPTLELTPAIPMFHGHGVNIDMAFSATIAQERGYISVGERNRILGLMSRIGLAIDSSYLTPELLWKATESIGRTRDGLLRAAVPHPIGSCSFLNDLTRAELDEHLAIHKEICREYPRGGDGEDMFMSLASVAPASVGVEA, via the coding sequence ATGACTAACGTTCAGGCAACTTTCAAGGCTACAGAAACAGCTTTTCATGTTGAGGGATACGAAAAAATTGATTTCAGTTTGCTTTATGTCGATGGCGCATTTGCAGTTGAGAACGCAGAGATTGCCGAGAGCTACCGTCAATTCGGTCGCTGTCTGATGGTCGTAGATGAAGCAGTGTATGGTTTGTATGCCGAGCAGATCCAAGCTTATTTCCAGCATTATCAAATCGACCTGACGGTCTTTCCCGTTGCAATTAAGGAGACAGATAAAACGTTACAATCTGTCGAGAAAATTGTCGATGCATTTGCAGATTTTGGATTGGTGAGAAAAGAACCCGTTTTAGTTGTTGGTGGTGGCTTAACCACAGATGTAGCGGGCTTTGCTTGTGCGACTTATCGCCGTCGCACCAACTATATCCGAGTGCCGACAACGCTGATTGGTCTGATCGATGCCAGCGTGGCAATCAAAGTAGCCGTCAACCACGGTAAGTTAAAGAACCGACTGGGTGCTTATCATGCGTCGCAGAAGGTGATTCTAGACTTCTCATTTCTCAAGACGTTACCTGTAGATCAGGTGCGTAACGGCATGGCAGAGCTGATTAAAATCGCCGTGGTCGCGAACAACGGCATCTTTGAGATGCTAGAAAAATACGGTGAAGACCTGTTGCATACCCATTTCGGCTACTTGAATGGCACGCCTGAGTTACGCGAGGTCGCGCACAAGGTGACATATGATGCCATTAATACCATGCTCGGTCTAGAAGTACCCAACTTACACGAACTAGATCTCGATCGAGTGATTGCTTACGGTCATACTTGGAGTCCAACCTTGGAGCTAACGCCAGCAATTCCAATGTTCCACGGTCATGGCGTAAATATCGATATGGCATTCTCGGCGACTATTGCCCAGGAGCGGGGTTATATTTCGGTCGGCGAGCGCAATCGGATTTTAGGATTGATGAGCCGGATTGGTTTGGCGATCGATAGCTCTTATCTGACGCCCGAATTGTTGTGGAAAGCCACAGAATCGATCGGCAGGACGCGGGATGGCTTGCTACGTGCAGCCGTTCCTCACCCGATCGGAAGCTGTTCTTTCCTCAACGATCTGACCAGGGCTGAGTTAGACGAGCACCTAGCGATTCACAAAGAGATCTGTCGTGAATATCCTCGCGGTGGCGATGGCGAAGATATGTTTATGTCATTAGCATCGGTTGCACCTGCTTCAGTAGGGGTAGAAGCATGA
- a CDS encoding MoaD/ThiS family protein, with product MTVKVLVPTALQKFTSDRATIECDGNSIAELLDALEATCPGVKARLCDESGQLRRFLNFYVNDEDIRFLDGTNTQLKDGDQVSIVPAVAGG from the coding sequence ATGACTGTCAAAGTTTTAGTCCCCACCGCATTGCAAAAATTCACTAGCGATCGAGCTACCATCGAATGCGATGGCAATAGTATTGCGGAATTACTAGATGCCTTAGAAGCAACCTGTCCCGGCGTCAAAGCGAGATTATGCGATGAAAGCGGTCAATTGCGACGGTTTCTGAACTTCTATGTCAACGATGAAGATATTCGCTTCCTCGATGGTACTAACACGCAGCTCAAAGATGGCGACCAAGTAAGTATCGTTCCGGCTGTTGCTGGCGGCTAA